In the genome of Labrus bergylta chromosome 7, fLabBer1.1, whole genome shotgun sequence, the window attttaagcactaggtgtcagaattacatactgctcctttaagacagctgctgacacaggaGTCTGATTGTTTCCCTCAGTTTGTTCAGGTTATAAAGATTCTCCGTCTGACTCGAGCTCAGCAGAAATGTGACGCTCAGTGTGTTTTAGATTTCCATGTTTTGGTTTCTGAGCTGAGCAGCTGGAGAGGGTTCATTTTCCCCTCAGTCACAGGAAGGAAACACCTTAAagagttgtttatttttaacctttCACACAAAGACCTGAAGTCACAGATTCACACATTCAGATGTTCATAAAACATAAAGTTGAGCTGCAGATCTTTGAAACTCTTTATTCTGTGTCATCTTGTTTTCGAGGGGATCTTAGAATGCAGAAATGTagagaaaacagatgaaaaatCAAAAGAATTTAACAGCACACAACAAGTATCAAAAACAGCTCACATCGCAATCATCATGACACTGAGGTTTACAGGCGTCATAGAGACGATGATCTACTCCGTCtgaattttgttgttttgactcTGCTTGTCTTTGCTGCAGCAGCTCACCTGTTGGAGGCGGGACAGGTAGAACAAGGGGCCGATGAACAGGCCGAAGTTTGGGAAGAGCAGCAGGACCTTCAGGACGGTACACTGATTGGGACTGATGGTGGTCTGGTGAGTAGACGTGATCACCGCCATGTAAGGAACCAGAGCCACCAGAGGAGAGTACGCTACGACCGCTGGCACCGTCACCGCCACGATGTTCTTCAGAGCCCTCCTCTTTAGCGGCACGCTTGATCCAGAACCTTCACCCGGCCCGCTCTGACACAACACCACCACAATCTTGAGCAGACACAGCAGCATGATCAGGAAGAGCAGCGAGATGATGACTGACAAACACAGAAGCATGGAGAACAGACCCACAAAGTACCCCAGCAGGGCCACGGTCAGGGTGAGGATCCAGGCACAGGTGCACAGGACCACTCGGTACGCCATCCTGCCCAGTCTAATGTAAGAGATGGGCTGAGCCACCGCCACGTAGCGCTCCAAACATATGAAGGTGAGCAGCAGTGGGCAGCCGAACACATTGAGGGCAAACAGAGTGTCTTTGGCATAGTGGACGGAGTCAGATGTGTGGTGCAGGATGGAGTACAGGTCCAGAGGCAGACTGAGGCAGTACAGGATGTCCATGATCGACACGTTGAACCCCAACACCTCCGATGGCGTCATGGATTTCCTCCTGtacatcagcatcatcatcatcaatgccGCATTAGCCGGAAACGCCGTCAGCAGGATGAAGATCTTGACTCCGAACCAGCCGAGGGAGCCACTCTGAACGTGACAGTGGTTCATCATGTCTGAGAAACCAGCCCCGGATAAATCAAAGAACAGGGACAAGAAGCTGAAGTTCGATCCTGCAGACATATTGCTGTTGACGCTGCACATATTGGTGCAAGATTGAGCTGTGCTGCTGTTTCCCATCATGAAAAGTCTCCTGCAATAAAGACAGATGACATCAGTATGTAGGAATTCAGTTTGGTGTGCCAACAAAGATTTCATAGTGCTGACGCCTCCCCCTCATAGAGAGACTGAAGAATGACTGACCAGGTGATACCTGGTGCTATATGTAGCTATCGTGGACTCACTGGGGTTCTTGCAGACCAGAGCAATTTCTGTCCcccttttttccttctcctctctacGATGTGGTACGAAGGGGAGGACACGTCAAGGAGGTTGTCTTGCTCCCTTCACATCTCCACcactttctccttctttttagTTTTCTGCTCTAAAGTTGTAGCTGTAGATTTCTGCCAGGTGCATGATGGGAGATAATGTAAAAATGAATCTATTTGAAGTCTTAGGGTAAGTGACCCTATAAGAACCCAATCTTTGTTAAATCTGAGTCTGTGActaatggtgcgttccatttacgAGTTGGTAACAAGTAAgctgcgttccatttacctcggaaCTGGGAACtcggagctgggaatgacgtcacacctgaGTTAATTGCATTCCAGTTGCAAGttggaaaagcaacatggacgcgtccaggagtacctttgttttgttagctaacaccagacgataacaacacactacgtgAGAACTTGCACGATACCATCAgtctgattgatttaattacacaaaaagacgacACTCTGCGTGATAGTGGGAGGGAGCAGCTTAAACGTTACTGTTGATGCAGCGCCaaccatgttggattttaactcgGGCTACTGAAGTTTCCAAATTGGATTTGCGACTTCAGGGGTGGCGTTCCTGATGATCAGACCGGCAACTCGGAATTTCCGGCTTTTCAAGATCAAATGAAACGCACTGAAAACTCTGAGTTGCTGACATGTTGTCTTTAGCTGTGAGAGGATGTCACACTTTCTGAAGTCGGATAATGTATGGAAGCtgtaacctgctgctgtagCACCACAACTTCCAGGTTTGAAATCAATAAGTACATGTTTCAACTTTCTATCTTACCAAACATCAGCAGACTCACTCTCTATGCAGACGACTCCCTCGTCTGTTTCTCAGAGTGTAACTAGCGTTAAATATGCACCCCGCCACCCAACGTAATGCGTGTTCTGCCCACTCGCCTCAtagagactgtaaatattactttagcctgcctgggagctggagtctgacttTCCTGCGCTGTCCACTTTGCCAAttcgttttcgagttggtttgaattatgatcactttttagcacggcaagtttgaaaacgaaaagccaaagaccttttcgttttcatttgaattatgtcatacaatatgcatacacagagagcaaaagtataatgcaaattggatgactgaatattcattttaaatataggtcaaataaagcacctatattctgaaagttaaaacgtgtttctgttactgcattttcattttaaaattagcattttcttttgaattatgatacaaatttagcagagcattttttgaaaatgaaaaagcaaatgtcattttcttcattttaattttagtcaaagaatgtgtatttttgaagttgaaagctaaaatgcaaattagataaattagtcataattttatttttgtgtcaaataatacactcatattctgaaaattaaaaagcatttctgttcatgcattttcattttcaaattaactttatcatttgaattctgatcactagtcgCTTCCATACATTTGACCCTTCATAATTTATATCcattaaacattaaagttaGACCCAATCAAAGACGCTTCTTATTTCTGTTTGACTAAAAGGTCACCAACAGATTATTTAGATGTATATTTGCTCCTTCTGTTGTTCCTCCACATGGAGTATGGATCCATGTGTCTGACTTATGAAAACAAAGTTATCTGTTATAGTCAACGCCACAGTGAAAATGAAGTGCAGTAACGAGGAGGATGAACTGACCTTCAGGAGGAAGATGGACGTCTGCGCTGAGTGCTGAGGAGTCAGTGTGcgcctcgtcctcgtcctccaaTAGAAGCCGCTGACGCTCCCTCAGGAGCTTTGCATACAGGCGAGGAGGTGGTCTCTGAGTTTGTGACAAACACGCTCCGTTTCTGTACGTTAAACATTCTCCAGTATGCAAATGTTTGGGCCGAACACCTGGCGATTTCTCACATTTACATCCCCACCTGTGTTTCACCTGGGGggtggcgtgtgtgtgtgtgggtgtgtgtgtgtgtgtgtgtgtgtgtgtgtgtgtgtgtgtgtgtgtgtgtgtgtgtgtgtgtgtgtgtgtgtgtgtgtaataataaCTTAGactttttaaagtgatttttgaATTGCCTTTTTATTTATCTACTGATATTTTTACGTTTTATACTAATTGCTTTCATCTCATCTCTTTGGAGTGCAAAGTTAATCCGATAACAAAATATTTATACCACTTTTCCTGTTGGGGGTCGTGGGGGGGCTGGacctgatcccagctgtcattggaccaGAGACTTGCTttcaccctggactggtcaccagaCCACATTCtcacctacaggcaatttagagtcaccagttaacctaacaagcatgtctttggactgttggaggaagccggagtacccggagagaacccacacatgcacggggagaacatgcaactCCACAcggagaggctcctgtcagacggggattcaaaccaggaaccacTGTGAGGTCACTGCAGCACCGTGCAGCTCCACATCAATGAGGTCCaagtttaaagtgaaataatcgATAACCGATAATCAACTATTAATATACGTGTTTTAGAGAATAACAAGTCATTAAAAACTATAAATTGGAGAACATTGAGGGTCTAGGGCTTCTGTTATTGttgtggtatcaaacaggtatcGATTTCCTTCGATTTCACCAGAATCACATCAAAGTTCAAAGTTCAGATGACACCATGAATAAGAGCACGCACACGGAGAGACAAGAGGGATTTATTAAAGAACACTGATGCACAAAGAATgatgaataaaagaataaataactatcatcaccatcatcaccaccagcatcttcaccatcttcatcaccatcttcatcaccaccatcatctttatcaccatcatcatcatcatcatcatcaccatcatcatcatcatcatcatcaccatcatcatcaccatcatcatcatcatcaccatcatcattaccatcatcatcatcatcaccatcatcatcaccatcatcatcatcatcatcatcatcatcattatcatcatcaccatcatcaccatcaccatcatcatcttcatcaccaccatcatccccatcatcattatcatcatcatcatcatcatcatcatcaccatcatcatcatcatcatcatcatcatcaccatcatcaccaccatcatcatcaccatcatcatcatcaccatcatcatcatcagacaggGACACAGGTGTGATGTTCAGGAGAGCAATCAGAGCTCAGAGGGGGAGTGGCCTCAGATGCCCATGTAGGTGTTCATCTTCCCCAGAGCGTCGCACACGGTGGTGAGGTCGCTGCGCAGGTCCTGCACCACGTTTTCGATGCTGCGCGTGTCTTTGAGAAGGTCTATACTCTGGGTGTACGGGTTGTAGTACACCGAGAACGGACGCTTGATCGTCTTCGCAAActccctgagagagagagagagagagagacagagggagatagagagagagagagagagagagagagagggagagagagggagagagacagagggagatggagacagagagagagacagagagaggagagagggagagagagggagagagacagagagagagaaagaaggagagagagaggatcagctaggatcagtaccaggtcataaaatacaatatacaatatttaacattaccatgagtgtgtgtgtgtgtgtgtgtgtgtgtgtgtgtgtgtgtgtgtgtgtgtgtgtgtgtctgtgtgtgtgtgtgtgtgtgtgtgagtgcgtgtgtgcgtgtgtgtgtgcgcatgtgtgtatgtgtgtgtgtgtgtgttcacctcaTCTTCTCCTTGGCCTCCTCGAAGCTGTCGGACACAAAGTAAACCTCCTGGAAGGTCGTGATGAGACACTCCTGGTTGCAGGTCAACCTAGGGtcaaacatcttcacacacgCCTGATCGgacaaagcatgctgggaaaaaaaagtttgagttgACAGGagtttatttaatgtttttcacagcagaaaagtaatgtgtgagtctgtgtgtgcgtgtgtgtgtgtgtgtgtgtgtgtgtgtgtgtgtgtgtgtgtgtgtgtgtgtgtgtgt includes:
- the LOC109998713 gene encoding G-protein coupled receptor 35-like is translated as MMGNSSTAQSCTNMCSVNSNMSAGSNFSFLSLFFDLSGAGFSDMMNHCHVQSGSLGWFGVKIFILLTAFPANAALMMMMLMYRRKSMTPSEVLGFNVSIMDILYCLSLPLDLYSILHHTSDSVHYAKDTLFALNVFGCPLLLTFICLERYVAVAQPISYIRLGRMAYRVVLCTCAWILTLTVALLGYFVGLFSMLLCLSVIISLLFLIMLLCLLKIVVVLCQSGPGEGSGSSVPLKRRALKNIVAVTVPAVVAYSPLVALVPYMAVITSTHQTTISPNQCTVLKVLLLFPNFGLFIGPLFYLSRLQQVSCCSKDKQSQNNKIQTE